A window of Opisthocomus hoazin isolate bOpiHoa1 chromosome 3, bOpiHoa1.hap1, whole genome shotgun sequence genomic DNA:
CACATGAACAAAGTGCTAAGGTGTTTGACCAGGAAGATTGgctctgctgatttcagcacTTCAAAAGGGAAACCGCTCTGTTTTTTTAACCACTTCAACACCCACCATCTCAGTTTATTTTCTTATCCCATTTGACTTCTGTTCAAAATCAAACAGGAAGCAATTAAGGTGAGCCTACTACAAAGCAGCCCTCAAAACACGTAGCTGCGTCCCCAGCACAGAATGAAGGTCATGCCCCAGAAATGTAATTACACGTATTTGGAAGGAATGCAGAGCCCATGCACTGGGCTGACTGGTGTAGAAACAACGCTTCAACTTTACTTTCAGCTGGCAGACGACCACAACCAAGACACTACCAGCACTTCTCATGGGGGTACTGGTGGCAACACTGGTTGAACGACAGCACATTAGACCAGTGATTTTACCTACTCGAATTAATGGTGGGGGAAAGAAATTCCACTCCCTACTAAGCTGGAAAACGATTATAATGTCCTCTCACCTTTTCACCTCATCCCTTTTGTCAGGTCACTGCCATGGTGTCAGGGAGAGAGATGTCGTGGAAATAACCATCTAACGACAACAGTGGGAGACAAAGCAAAGTCTTTACACAGGATTTAGCTAATTATATTTTGGGCAAATATTTATTTatctaaaaacaaaataaaaatcatttctttaaagaaaaaatgtatttaaataaaaaaaacacaaaattgtGAAATGTTATGGCACAAAAGTTCAAGACAAGTATAAATCCAGTTGCCACAACTGTCGCGTATTAATGTTGCACATTTTTCTATAAAGACTTTATTAAAGGTATTTACATGGCAATAACATGTGTCAATATATACAGCAATCTGgggacaacttttttttttgattctcgtatgaaaaaaatgccttaaatacaaaattttaaaagaaaaaagttgaagaGTTCATCCCCAAGCATGAAGAATGTCCCATCATCCCTTATGTCCAAAGTATATCAATCATGAGGCAGTTTTGAGGTTCTGGCCAAACCCTTGGGAGATTCAGCCAAGGTTGTGTAGTCTCAAGTCGAATCGCACAGCATGCAGTTGCAATAGTTCCGTACTCAATGGACTGGTGTAGTTCATGAGTGATCTTAGAAACGTTTTTTATCATAGTTTCAGTCTAGTTTGGGTTATTGTAGGCGGTGCCCAAGAGTTCCTATGCACAAGAGTTCCTTAGCTGCTCGAGTTTGTGTTTCAACTGTTCTCTCCTCCGCCTCAACTGCTCTTTCTCTGCGATCAGTCTGTGTTCATCCGACTGGATGGAAAGAACGTACTCTGTCGCTTTTTTCAGGATGACAACCTTGGGTGCCTTTTCGTTGTTGGCCACCTCAGGTATCTGGTCACGCAAGGCAAAGAAGCTCAGCTTCAGCTCGTTTCTCCTCTGGCGCTCCAGGACGTTGTGCGTTCGCCTCTTGTCGTTCTCTTCCGAGTCTGACGTGCGGGGACTCGAGCATTTTCGGTTGTTGCTGATCTGTTTGAGAACTCTGCCACTGTCCAACTTTAGCCTTTTCGCGGCGGGGTATTCAACCTTGGTGGAAGGAGGAGCGGCGTAATTGTGCTGATGGATGTTGACGTGACACCGTTTGAGAACCAGCGGGCTGTGGTGCGGCTTAATGTGCTCTTCCGACGTGTCTGTGCTGGACTCTGTGCTGGATTCGGATTCGTTCGCTTCAGCTAATGTAACGACATCAATTTCCTCATCTTCCTCTTGTTCTTCTTCtgcaaggaggggggaaaaaaaaaatcataagctgATCTGCGCAAAGTCTCTCAAGACTGCTGTATTCATGGGGGAAGGTTACTCCCAGCTGCACAGCGAGGAACTCCTTGAGAAACCCTGCTTAAACCCATTCGATGCCGCCAGACTCCACTTTCCCCAAGAGCCTTTCCTTCCCACACGGAGGCAACGCTTCCAGCGCAAGAGGAGGCATGGCCTGTGCTCCAAATCAACCCCGGCGCCCCGATTTCGAAAGCTGCAAAGATCTTGCGTAATGCCGAAGAGCGCGGGGAAGATAGCCGGGAAGCTGAACCTCGGCTGTCAGCAGTACAGCGCAATAAAGCTCCCAGACTCAAGCTGCCCTTAATTAAGGATTTAGAAGGCTTTGGCCACGCCTCAAAAGAAAGCTTACTTAACACACATGTGTATTCAGAGACATTTTCTGAATCTCTCTTGATCTGCTAATTTGTGGAAAATccaaggggggggaggggagagggaaggctGTAGCGCTTTTGAGTCGAAACTCACTTTTCAAACCAGATTTATGAGGGAGCGGAACACGCTGTCAAATACCTAAGGAAGCGTTTCTGAAACTTTCCCAGCCCCATTCACTCCTCTGCAGTCACTTTCACTGGCACCTCCCCGACGGCgcattcccccccccctcctccgccgGCTCCCGGGCGGGAGTTAACTCCTTCCCGGCCCACGCGTGGCGCCGGCCGCCCGCCTCCCCGGGACCCCGATAGTAAAGTTCCCCCCCGACTCCCGAGGGAAAACCGGGCTGGTTTTCCGGGGCAATAACCGATTTCGCCGCGAGTCTCTCCGCGCCTCGCTAACGTGGCAGGAGTTTAAAAAAGCCGACGCGGGGAGAGGGGaagcggggcgagggaggggggaCGCGGGGAGAGGGGGGTTTCTCGGCGCCGCGCGGCTTCCCACGCCCCCCCCGAACacgcgtgtgtccccccccgctcACCCGAGTCGCTGCTGGTGGTGGGCGGCGTGTCGTCGCCCAGCAGGGACGCGGGGCTGgcgccgggcggcccggcccgcggggcCCGCTCGCTGAGCGGGTAGGGGAAGACCACCGAGGGGTCGATGCagtcggcggcggcggcgcccagGTCGTGCAGGTAGAGGCCGGCCGAggcggcggggcaggcggcggggccgggcggcggcggcgggccggggggcggcggagggccggaacgggcggcggcggcggggcccccctCCCGGCGGGCCGCCTGGTAGGAGGCCAGCTTCTCGGAGACCACCTTCTCCAGCTTGGCGGCGGCCGAGAAGCCGCTCCACATGCAGTCCTGGATGATGATGGACTTGACGAAGGACTCGTCGTCCGGGTCGCAGATGAAGCTCTGGTTGACCATGTCCCCCCCGAGGAGCTCGGTCACCATCTCCAGCTGGTCGGCGGTGGAGGGGAAGCAGGAGGCGGCGGCCAGGCTGGAGCggcggctgggggagaggggcggcGTGGGCAGGAGCTCAAACTTCTTCCAGATGTCCTcggacggggcggggggctgcagctcgCTGCCCCGCTGCTGCGCCGCCAGGTAgaagttctcctcctcctcctcgaagtaGAAGTAGGGCTGCACCGAGTCGTAGTCGTAGTCGTAGTTCTTGCTGGGGAAGCCGGCGCTGAGCGGCATCGCGGCGGCTGGTGCCTGTGGGCGGGAGGGGGGACGGGGGTCCCGGGTGAGCCGAGCTCCGCCGCGGGGACCGGCCCGCCTCCCCCCCGGGGACcggcttcccccctccccaccccccgcctCCGGGCCACCGGCGTGCCGCGCTCCGTGCCGGCGGGGGAACGCGCAGTAGCgtttagcaattaaaaaaattaataataaagggaaaaaaaaaataaagcacaatcTCCCTTCACCCCCTTTCCAAGCTCGGCCAGGCAACCGGGCGCGATCTTCCACCGAGGGGTCCGCCGGCTGCCGGCTCCCCGGAGGGGGTCCCGCAGCTCGGCCCGActcggcttccccccccccccccccccggcgctcactCGGGGCTCGGCTCCGGCCGGTACCGAGCCGCTTCCCTCCCGGGGCCGCCGCGCCATCCCCATCCCGATCCCGCGTCGCGGGAAAGGGCAGCGAGCGCCCGGCAGCTTCCACCCGGGAGCCGGGCTGCTCCCCAGGCACCCACCTGGGCGTGCTGGCAGCGCACGGCGACCGGCAAACTTTGCCAAATCTTGTCATATATACACGCGCATATATATGCATTTAAGCGATGCGTGCAATAACCATAACCTGCCCGCGCATACGCGGGAGAAGCAAACGCTCCCcccctcctcaaaaaaaaaaaaaaaaaaaaaattaaaatccgaGCGCGAGCAGAGGGGTGGGGAGCGGCGGAGCCCGGCGGGGGAGCGCGTCCCTCGGCGGGGACCGTCGGTGCCCACGGCCGCGGGGCCCCGGCGCCAGCAGCCCGAACGCCGCGACCGCGGGGGGGACCGAGCGATGGGCAGCGCGACTCACCGGCTTCTCCAACGCGCCGGCTGCGAAGCGTGGCGAGGCAATTACTGCGGGGGGCGgcagaatgaggggaaaaaataatatatatataataaaaaaattaataataaaaatttaaaaaaccgcCGGAAAGGACGGGGAAGGAAAAACGCagctctctttcttcctccctccgcGGTCTGAACACGGTCCCCGGAGCGCAGCCGccctcccggcgcggcgggcggcgggtccGCAGCGGTCTGTCCGGTACAATAGAAGTTAAGttgctttcctgctttaaaaCGCCGGCGAGGAGagggcgggagcgcggcgggggcgggggcagcaCCGCGGGGCCCTGCGCGCTCCCgacgccgccgctcccgcccccggcagccgcgcaggctccgcgctcccgccgcggggagggcggggcgcgagggggcggccccgctccgcccccctccccccccgcgggagatgcgcgcccccgccgccgccgttcccgctgccgggcgggcgggggggggcggtgcggagCTCCGCGGCCCCGTTTAtatcacaggggttttttttttcaggctttttacTACGAGCCGCGCAAGGAGAGGTCGGAAGTaaacatagtaaaaaaaaaaaaatagtagtaggGATGGAAAGGCCGCTCCTCGCCGttcccctcctcccgccgcctccccggcgcGGTGCACCCCGATGGCGGCGGCCGGGGAAGGGGCTTcgccccctcctctgccccctccGGAGAGGCCTCGGccccgcggggagggagcggggcgacGGGGGGGCGCGGGCTGCCGGCACAAAGGAGCGTGTGGCGGGGGCACCCCCACCCCGGCcgccgctgccggcgcctgcgggGGATCAgaccgggcggggggcgggggccaGAGCCCCACGGGGGTCACCTTGCAGCCGCGCTCCCTTTGACGGCTGCGTGGCTGTGACACCCCCCCCCGTCCGCCTTTCGGCCGCCCCCGAGGGGGCGCGGAGCCGCGCCGGCTGCCGAGCCCCGACGGGGCGtcgtcccgctccccccccccaccgcggccccgCCGGACCGTCAGCGGCTGCCGGGGACCCGCacggccgcccccggcccccccagctgTCCGGGCGGGTGCAGCTCACGCACCTGCGGttcccccggggccgccgccaccCTCCCGCACCCAacaccccccattccccccccccgcaccccgccgcgctGGGCTCCGCACCCGCGGGAGGTGGAGGCAGACCCCGGTGTGcgtgtcccgtgtccccccctcccccgcgctgCGGAGCCCGCCCTGGGGCCGTCCCgctctcccgccgccgccgctaccGCGGGGCCATCGCGCCCTCTCCCGGCCGCCGCGTGCCCGCGGGAGGCAGCGCGCGGCCCCCGAcacgcccctccccccccgcttTCCCCTCGGCCCCCAGGGCTGCACCCACCCCCCACccactcccctctcccccgaaaacacgcccccccccccttttgtcgACCGCCCCTGCGCCTCGCGGAGCAGCGGGCTGGCGGGCTCGAACCTGGCGCAGGGGTGGGGGGCGGCTGCCCGCAGaacgcggggcggggggtgcccgccgaGCTCGCCCCGCGCTCTCCCGCCCCGCGCTCTCCCGCCCCGCGTCCCGCCGGTGGCCCAGGCGCGGTTTTAGGCGGGGAGGGTGATGCGGCGCCCGGGAGCCGCTGTCCGGTGCCGAGGCGAATGCTTCGCCCGCCGACGCTGTCGGAGTGGGGCTCACCCTGGCGCAGAGACGGCTGCAAAGAGCCGCTCCGTCGTTAAACAACGTcacccccggcccggggcaggcCGTGCTGCTGTGAGTGGAAATAACGGGACTAAAGGCAGGCCTGGACGCAGCCAGAAAGGTGCGAGATCCAAATCAGTCCAGTTACAACTGGCATAAAACACGGTGCGGGTGCTTTTATCTATTGAAGAACAGCGTCGGGATAGCCAAATGCACAATGAATGTCCTCAAAATTGTCATAGCCATTGACGTTCAGCTGGAGCTGGTAACAGTACAGAGTATTTGGAAATTACTCCACTACATCTAGGGTTGAAAATCATAATCCCGTTCGTGATTGCAATAGAATCATAGGCAGAGCAATTAACTGTAGTATCACAGAGGACTATGACTTGAAGAGTGAGGAGTAAGTAACGCGAGCAGATGGACTCTTAAAATACCCTGTGTTCACATGAATGGAAAAACAGGAAAGGAGGACTGGAAGAAGTATGCTACTGAAACAATACAGCCGTCAGAGGAAACAGTCTGTAAAAGATTCTATAGGATTTCTTCAGGTCCCACGCCGACTGCGAGTTCGCTTTCCCTTGGGGAGCCAACTCCGAGGTGTACCAGCGCAGCTCTTACGTGGCAGCATTAGCGTGGATGAGGAGAGATATTTTCCTCTGATTTCTTACGTCCAGCCCCAGCTGTAAAAAAACACGGGCAAGGTATGAAATCAGTAGGTATAAATCTCCGGCGAAAAGGCCATTTTGACAGAAGAGCTGTTACACAGAGAGAATAAATACACAGGTATGACATTAAGGAGACAGCAGAGTCACCGTGGTTGTTTTGACACtggaggagggggggagcagtGATAAACAGCAAATGGGAGGGGGCTGAGCCGGGAGCCTGGGTGGAATTTATTTGTGATGGCAGAGGGGGAACCTGTGAGAAGCAGAAACGAAAGCAAAACCCGAGACAGAAGTGGAGATGGTGGAAAAAGTTCTCACACCTCTCGGCAGCTGGAAACCCCTGGGACAACTTGTAACGTTATGGGTGCCTATGCCACCTACTGCGTGTTTTATTGTCGGGAGACATCTGCAGTTTCTTTTCCAGTGGACAATAAGCCATCTAATAATTGCAGGGTCACCGTGAACTCGTCGCTATCTTCAGAAGTTTCTGCGGAAATTTTCACTTGACCTCTCAGCTTTGCGGGTTGCTGGTCTTCCACTGGTGCGAAACAGGAAAGTACTGACTAGATATTAATTAGTCCTGGAAAGTCCTAACGCCTCGTATGAGAGGTTTACCCAGACAAATGTGGTCCTTGCATTCTGAGCTGTTAAAATAGGTGTAGTGCACCTATGTGCACCTGATAGCACCCGTGCAGGGAATCATGTCTCCGCAGCTGCCCCACTCTCCCAAAGGACCCCAGTCCAAAAAGCAGGCCCACGCTACAGGGGTAAGAAGAACCAAATTTGCCTTATTACTGTAAAAACCAGAAAAGAGATGTGTTACTTTTTCGTCTCTTTCAGCAGCTCTAGTTTCTTTAACAATAAGAGGTGAGATACGTGTAGGCAGAAGCTGACAGTGTTTCCGCAAGTTGCACAGCGTTGACTAAATTAATAACACCTTCCTAACCCCCTCTCCAGAGCTAGCTAATGCCTTCTGAACAGACTTCCCCACTGCCAAGGCGAAATGCGGACGCCTGGGAGGGCCGCTGCTCTCGTCTGTGCGCCGTTGATGCcctgaaaagccggagttgaagacacGGGTATCCCCATGGTGAAAAACAGAGACTGAAATACACCTCCTGTCCAAGCCACAGAGGGTCAGGCACCACTGCTGTCTCCATCATCGTTCGTCCAGTGTAGCAGCCCCGGTTGTGGGCTACAAGTCCTTAGAATGACAGCACAGTCTGCAGAAAAAGGCAGTGGGTTTTGTGGATGATGTGTCACCAGTAAATATGAATTGGGGGGTCACAACAgtatcataaaataaaataaaacaaaataaaataaaataaaataaaataaaataaaataaaataaaataaaataaaataaaataaaataaaggtgcTACTTTTAAACCAGAGGTAACACATATCAAATACTAAACTCTCATCCACTGTTGGAAGCCAAGGCTATTTTCATCCTCGTCTTGTGGATGTCCACCTCCAGACAGGGATGTCATGGGGTCAGTGAAAGTGGCATTTGGTGTAACGGTTGTTTTACTTTCCCACATGCTTTCAGCTGTGTGCCTCAAAAGTACTTGCAGCAAACATGGCAGCTTCTTCCCTTGCACCACGCTTCTTGTAATCTGCCAGCCTGATACTCACTATGGAAAAATTCAGAGCATTtagcagtgacaggaaaagggaaacGCACAGAAGGAAATAGAAGAAAACTAAATGGGGGGAGGGTAGGGGAAAGAAAGTCGTGCTGATATTGAATTACTTcccccagcactgcagagagtACCATGTCCCTCGCAGAAACCCACAGAAATCCCAGAAAAGGGAGTTTTGTCATGAAGAGAATTAGGACAGAGCCTGAACTGCTCCTCTGGCTTGGACTGCAAACACCAGTCTTCAACGCAAGCCAAAGGAGATTTGAAATGATCCTGCCCAGGAGCTAGAGTTAggacttccttttttttattattttttgattgTTAAAACCAAACATTTCAGATGTTGAGTCTGCTTCATAGTTGATTTTTTAACCTGACAGGGCATATGAAATCAAGTTTATAGTGAAACTAAAACATTAGCTGTTTTTAAAGGTGATCTGGCATCATACAGGTATACATCAATATATATTTGTCCTGCTTTATCCTATTCTATGCGACTGTAAAATAGAAGATAGCATCAGGAGTGAAACACAGGAAAATATCTTCAATGGAACTAACTTTTCTGAATACAGAGAATAAAATCCTTTTCAGCAGCTTTGGTCTGCagcctttaccttttttttcttcagggtaAAATTACCACAGCTGTTGATTTAACTTTGTTTACAGACAGTTTCACTTTGCAGTTCTTCCAAACCATCACAGTTACTTGGGTATCaaattttagtttgctttcaaACCGGGCAGCCCTTCATTAGTTTATTCATAacta
This region includes:
- the MYC gene encoding myc proto-oncogene protein, translating into MPLSAGFPSKNYDYDYDSVQPYFYFEEEEENFYLAAQQRGSELQPPAPSEDIWKKFELLPTPPLSPSRRSSLAAASCFPSTADQLEMVTELLGGDMVNQSFICDPDDESFVKSIIIQDCMWSGFSAAAKLEKVVSEKLASYQAARREGGPAAAARSGPPPPPGPPPPPGPAACPAASAGLYLHDLGAAAADCIDPSVVFPYPLSERAPRAGPPGASPASLLGDDTPPTTSSDSEEEQEEDEEIDVVTLAEANESESSTESSTDTSEEHIKPHHSPLVLKRCHVNIHQHNYAAPPSTKVEYPAAKRLKLDSGRVLKQISNNRKCSSPRTSDSEENDKRRTHNVLERQRRNELKLSFFALRDQIPEVANNEKAPKVVILKKATEYVLSIQSDEHRLIAEKEQLRRRREQLKHKLEQLRNSCA